Proteins from a genomic interval of Streptomyces sp. NBC_00820:
- a CDS encoding acyltransferase family protein codes for MTTATTRATRTPPTRTDPAASSPPSPTPSLPSLTGLRWMAALLVFGLHVHNFGYFGGAADRIVSWGFGAGATGVSFFFVLSGFVLTWSARPHDRALGFWRRRIARVYPVHLVTLVVALVMAYTLAHLPRPTPKQGLANVLLVHSWWHPWWQTLNPVSWSLACEAFFYAVFPALILLLRRLGARGATALGGLSVATVLVLAWADAHHWTSQSLYSMPSARLPEFVLGAVTARLVLLGRWRGPGLEASLALAVIGYFFVPQVTPGYSATVCTLAGFTLLIPAAALADLNGLPSLWRHRRLVRLGELSFAFYMIHLLVLRAGTSLLGTKPHFGVLAGLAVTTTAFALSLALSWVLYEAVERPARRLILRGRRTRETTPEPKPEPAPSAR; via the coding sequence ATGACCACGGCGACGACCCGGGCGACCCGGACGCCGCCCACGCGGACCGACCCGGCCGCGTCCTCCCCACCCTCCCCCACGCCGTCCCTGCCCTCCCTGACGGGCCTTCGCTGGATGGCCGCGCTCCTGGTCTTCGGACTGCACGTCCACAACTTCGGCTACTTCGGCGGTGCCGCCGACCGCATCGTGTCCTGGGGTTTCGGGGCCGGCGCCACGGGGGTGTCGTTCTTCTTCGTGCTCTCCGGGTTCGTGCTGACCTGGTCCGCCCGGCCGCACGACCGGGCGCTCGGCTTCTGGCGGCGGCGCATCGCACGGGTCTACCCGGTACACCTGGTGACCCTCGTCGTGGCGCTCGTCATGGCGTACACCCTCGCGCATCTGCCGAGGCCGACGCCCAAGCAGGGCCTGGCCAACGTCCTGTTGGTGCACTCCTGGTGGCACCCGTGGTGGCAGACCCTGAACCCGGTCAGCTGGTCGCTGGCCTGCGAGGCGTTCTTCTACGCCGTGTTCCCCGCGCTGATCCTGCTGCTGCGCCGGCTGGGCGCCCGGGGCGCGACGGCACTGGGCGGCCTGTCGGTGGCGACGGTCCTCGTCCTGGCCTGGGCGGACGCCCACCACTGGACGAGCCAGTCGCTCTACTCGATGCCCTCCGCCCGCCTGCCCGAGTTCGTCCTCGGCGCGGTCACGGCACGCCTGGTACTGCTCGGCCGGTGGCGCGGGCCCGGGCTGGAGGCCTCGCTGGCCCTGGCCGTCATCGGCTACTTCTTCGTCCCGCAGGTCACCCCCGGATACTCCGCGACCGTCTGCACGCTCGCCGGGTTCACCTTGCTGATCCCCGCGGCGGCCCTCGCCGACCTGAACGGGCTTCCGTCGCTGTGGCGGCACCGGCGGCTCGTGCGTCTGGGTGAACTGTCGTTCGCCTTCTACATGATCCACCTGCTCGTCCTGCGCGCGGGCACGAGTCTGCTCGGCACCAAGCCGCACTTCGGCGTGCTCGCGGGCCTCGCGGTCACCACCACCGCGTTCGCCCTGTCCCTGGCGCTGTCCTGGGTCCTGTACGAGGCGGTGGAACGTCCTGCCAGACGCCTGATCCTGCGCGGCCGCCGCACTCGCGAAACCACCCCGGAGCCGAAGCCGGAGCCGGCCCCGTCCGCGCGCTAG
- a CDS encoding GNAT family N-acetyltransferase produces the protein MSQSPRVRPAVPEDYDRIIAVADEWWERPISSVLPRLHLDHFHRTSLVAEDESGLAGFLVGLISPSAPDAAYIHFVGVAPRIRGTGLGRRLYHRFFELAAAEGRSRVGAVTSPQNRRSIAFHTAMGFTVTGPVPDYDGPGADRVVFQLLLPPR, from the coding sequence ATGAGCCAGAGCCCGCGGGTGAGGCCCGCCGTTCCCGAGGACTACGACCGCATCATCGCCGTCGCGGACGAGTGGTGGGAGCGGCCGATCAGCTCGGTCCTGCCCCGGCTCCACCTGGACCACTTCCACCGCACGAGCCTGGTCGCCGAGGACGAGTCGGGCCTGGCGGGCTTCCTCGTCGGGCTGATCTCCCCCTCCGCGCCCGACGCCGCGTACATCCACTTCGTCGGTGTGGCGCCGCGGATCCGCGGCACCGGGCTGGGCCGCCGCCTGTACCACCGGTTCTTCGAACTGGCCGCGGCCGAAGGCCGTTCGCGGGTCGGAGCGGTCACCTCGCCGCAGAACCGGCGCTCCATCGCCTTCCACACCGCGATGGGCTTCACGGTCACCGGCCCCGTCCCCGACTACGACGGCCCCGGCGCCGACCGTGTCGTGTTCCAGCTCCTGCTGCCGCCCCGGTAG
- a CDS encoding Fur family transcriptional regulator: MTSSQPPTTAEELRGAGLRVTAARVALLETVRDGDHLGVEAIASGVRDRVGHISLQAVYEALHALSAAGLIRRIEPAGSPARFEGRVGDNHHHAVCRSCGAVADVDCAVGRAPCLTASDDRGFSIDEAEVVYWGTCPDCSTGRSS, encoded by the coding sequence ATGACGTCATCCCAGCCCCCGACCACCGCCGAGGAGCTGCGCGGTGCCGGTCTGCGCGTGACGGCGGCCCGCGTCGCGCTGCTGGAGACCGTCCGCGACGGTGACCACCTCGGTGTCGAGGCCATCGCCTCCGGGGTCCGTGACCGCGTGGGCCATATTTCCCTGCAAGCTGTCTACGAAGCCCTGCACGCGCTCTCCGCTGCGGGTCTCATACGCCGTATCGAGCCGGCCGGCAGCCCCGCCCGGTTCGAGGGGCGCGTCGGCGACAACCACCACCACGCCGTGTGCCGGTCGTGCGGTGCCGTCGCCGACGTCGACTGCGCGGTCGGCCGGGCGCCCTGCCTGACCGCGTCCGACGACCGCGGTTTCTCCATCGACGAGGCCGAGGTCGTCTACTGGGGCACCTGCCCCGACTGTTCCACCGGCCGCAGTTCCTGA
- the katG gene encoding catalase/peroxidase HPI — MTDNTDPIVTEAKPGESAGGCPVAHGSTLHPTLAGGNDHWWPEQLNLKVLAKNPPVANPLGEDFDYAEAFLSLDLPAVKRDIAEVLTTSKDWWPADFGHYGPFMIRMAWHSAGTYRIRDGRGGGGTGQQRFAPLNSWPDNANLDKARRLLWPVKKKYGKNLSWADLLILTGNVALETMGFETFGFGGGRVDAWEPDADVYWGPETTWLADERYSGDRELEEPLAAVQMGLIYVNPEGPNGNPDPIAAARDIRETFRRMAMNDEETVALIAGGHTFGKTHGAAPASYVGPDPMDAPIEQQGLGWKNSYGTGKGPDTITSGLEVTWSNTPTQWGGGFFDNLFGYDWELTESPAGAKQWTPKDGAGAGTVPSAYGDGRIAPSMLTTDLSLRFDPIYEPIARRFHENPEEFADAFARAWYKLTHRDMGPKSLLLGPEVPAETLLWQDPLPERDYELIDAADVTALKAKVLDSGLTVPQLVSTAWASASTYRGSDKRGGSNGGRIRLDPQRNWQVNDPDQLALVLRTLEGIQQEFNASSGARKVSIADLVVLGGAAAVEKAAKDAGFQIEVPFTPGRVDASQAETDIESFEALEPVADGFRNYLGKGNPARAEYLLVDRANLLTLSAPETTVLLGGLRVLGATYDQSSLGVFTETPGRLTNDYFVNLLDLDTDWQGVNGDQGTFEGRDEATGKVRWTATRADLVFGANAELRAVAEVYASDDAKEKFAHDFVAAWDKVMNLGRFDLA, encoded by the coding sequence ATGACTGACAACACCGACCCGATCGTTACCGAAGCAAAGCCCGGGGAGAGTGCGGGCGGCTGCCCCGTCGCGCACGGCAGCACCTTGCACCCCACCCTGGCCGGCGGCAACGACCACTGGTGGCCCGAGCAGCTCAACCTGAAGGTCCTTGCCAAGAACCCGCCCGTGGCCAACCCGCTGGGCGAGGATTTCGACTACGCCGAGGCGTTCCTGAGCCTCGACCTTCCCGCGGTCAAACGGGACATCGCGGAGGTGCTGACGACCTCCAAGGACTGGTGGCCGGCCGACTTCGGCCACTACGGGCCTTTCATGATCCGGATGGCGTGGCACAGCGCGGGCACCTACCGCATCAGGGACGGACGCGGTGGCGGCGGTACGGGCCAGCAGCGCTTCGCCCCCCTCAACAGCTGGCCGGACAACGCCAACCTCGACAAGGCGCGCCGCCTGCTGTGGCCGGTGAAGAAGAAGTACGGCAAGAACCTCTCCTGGGCCGACCTGCTGATCCTCACCGGCAACGTCGCCCTGGAGACGATGGGCTTCGAGACCTTCGGCTTCGGCGGCGGCCGCGTGGACGCGTGGGAGCCCGACGCCGACGTCTACTGGGGTCCCGAGACCACCTGGCTCGCCGACGAGCGATACTCCGGCGACCGTGAGCTCGAGGAGCCGCTGGCCGCGGTCCAGATGGGCTTGATCTACGTCAACCCCGAGGGCCCCAACGGGAACCCGGACCCGATCGCCGCGGCCCGCGACATCCGCGAGACGTTCCGCCGGATGGCGATGAACGACGAGGAGACCGTGGCCCTGATCGCGGGCGGCCACACCTTCGGCAAGACCCACGGCGCCGCCCCGGCCAGCTATGTCGGCCCGGACCCCATGGACGCGCCGATCGAGCAGCAGGGCCTCGGCTGGAAGAACTCGTACGGCACCGGCAAGGGCCCCGACACCATCACCTCCGGACTGGAGGTGACCTGGAGCAACACCCCGACCCAGTGGGGCGGCGGCTTCTTCGACAACCTCTTCGGCTACGACTGGGAGCTCACCGAGAGCCCCGCCGGAGCCAAGCAGTGGACGCCGAAGGACGGCGCCGGCGCGGGCACGGTGCCCAGCGCCTACGGCGACGGGCGGATCGCGCCGTCCATGCTCACCACGGACCTCTCGCTGCGCTTCGACCCGATCTACGAGCCGATCGCGCGCCGCTTCCACGAGAACCCCGAGGAGTTCGCGGACGCCTTCGCCCGCGCCTGGTACAAGCTGACCCACCGCGACATGGGCCCGAAGTCGCTGCTCCTCGGCCCCGAGGTGCCGGCGGAGACCCTGCTGTGGCAGGACCCGCTGCCGGAGCGCGACTACGAGCTGATCGACGCCGCCGACGTCACGGCCCTCAAGGCCAAGGTGCTGGACTCGGGACTGACCGTGCCCCAGCTGGTCAGCACCGCGTGGGCGTCCGCGTCCACCTACCGCGGCAGCGACAAGCGCGGCGGTTCCAACGGTGGCCGCATCCGGCTGGACCCGCAGCGCAACTGGCAGGTCAACGACCCCGACCAGCTGGCGCTGGTGCTGCGCACCCTCGAGGGCATCCAGCAGGAGTTCAACGCCTCCTCCGGCGCCCGCAAGGTCTCCATCGCCGACCTCGTCGTTCTCGGCGGCGCCGCCGCGGTGGAGAAGGCGGCCAAGGACGCCGGCTTCCAGATCGAGGTGCCGTTCACCCCGGGCCGCGTCGACGCGAGCCAGGCGGAGACCGACATCGAGTCCTTCGAGGCGCTGGAGCCGGTCGCGGACGGCTTCCGCAACTACCTCGGCAAGGGCAACCCCGCACGCGCCGAGTACCTGCTGGTCGACCGGGCGAACCTGCTCACCCTGAGCGCCCCCGAGACGACCGTCCTCCTCGGCGGCCTGCGCGTCCTCGGCGCCACCTACGACCAGTCCTCGCTCGGCGTCTTCACCGAGACGCCCGGCAGGCTGACGAACGACTACTTCGTCAACCTGCTCGACCTGGACACGGACTGGCAGGGCGTCAACGGGGACCAGGGCACGTTCGAGGGCCGCGACGAGGCCACCGGCAAGGTCAGGTGGACCGCCACCCGTGCCGACCTGGTCTTCGGCGCGAACGCCGAGCTGCGCGCGGTCGCGGAGGTCTACGCCAGTGATGACGCGAAGGAGAAGTTCGCGCACGACTTCGTCGCCGCGTGGGACAAGGTCATGAACCTCGGCCGGTTCGACCTCGCCTGA
- a CDS encoding Rv1733c family protein — translation MHRTPPTTVTSVRLWRWRRNPLRRHSDIVEAWIVLAAWVLAVLGGAVAGWAAAHAVESGLSARRAHVHSASAVLTDAAPRTSPAGSGYDDGRVWATVRWTAPDGSVHTDRAKVLAGAPAGSPVTVWTDGTGRTVHAPDSTGEVMLQTVLTGTLVAQLGGAMVWSGGWLLRTTLVRRRLAEWDAEWRRVGPEWRNLSGGRG, via the coding sequence ATGCATCGGACACCTCCGACGACGGTCACCTCGGTACGGCTGTGGCGCTGGCGGCGCAACCCGCTGCGGCGGCACAGCGACATCGTCGAGGCCTGGATCGTGCTCGCCGCCTGGGTCCTCGCGGTGCTGGGGGGCGCCGTCGCCGGCTGGGCCGCGGCACACGCCGTGGAATCCGGGCTCTCCGCGCGCCGGGCCCACGTACACTCCGCGTCCGCCGTGCTGACCGACGCCGCGCCGAGGACCTCGCCCGCCGGAAGCGGCTACGACGACGGACGGGTATGGGCCACCGTCCGCTGGACCGCCCCGGACGGATCCGTGCACACGGACCGGGCCAAGGTCCTCGCGGGCGCCCCCGCCGGCAGCCCGGTCACGGTGTGGACGGACGGCACGGGCCGGACGGTGCACGCGCCCGACTCCACGGGCGAGGTGATGCTCCAGACCGTCCTGACCGGCACCCTCGTCGCCCAGCTCGGCGGGGCGATGGTCTGGTCCGGTGGCTGGCTGCTGCGCACCACACTGGTCCGGCGGCGACTGGCCGAGTGGGACGCGGAGTGGCGGCGGGTCGGGCCGGAGTGGCGCAACCTGAGCGGCGGCAGAGGCTGA
- a CDS encoding serine hydrolase, with amino-acid sequence MSGEAVHRPVYVAGDGALLDVAETIARDWAALGVRGSFLARNIDSGEQLGFDVDALIPLASVVKVPLALVVLDRVAAGELDPARPVTVDPAASSVGPTGLAAFRHPATVAVGDLLFLMLSVSDNAAADALLDLVPVAEVDARLRAWGCEGIRVRHRLNHMYECAAGAAGDDFSLALELAVRDERAGRHTIATLDSAHANAGTAAGLVELLRRVWQDDISEPHVTAELRRLMGHQVFTHRLASELRADSLRFSGKTGTFLHLRHEIGVVEADSGDRIALAALTRADRRAGQAPDIDLAIGFGAREAFEALRD; translated from the coding sequence ATGAGCGGGGAGGCGGTACACCGACCGGTGTACGTCGCCGGGGACGGCGCCCTGCTCGACGTGGCCGAGACGATCGCCCGGGACTGGGCGGCACTCGGGGTACGGGGCTCGTTCCTGGCCCGGAACATCGACTCGGGTGAACAACTGGGCTTTGATGTCGACGCGTTGATACCGCTCGCGTCAGTGGTCAAGGTCCCTCTCGCCCTCGTCGTACTGGACCGGGTGGCGGCCGGGGAGCTCGATCCGGCCCGTCCGGTGACCGTCGACCCGGCCGCGAGCAGCGTCGGCCCGACAGGGCTCGCCGCGTTCCGCCATCCGGCGACGGTGGCGGTCGGCGATCTCCTCTTCCTCATGCTCTCGGTGAGCGACAACGCCGCCGCGGACGCGCTGCTGGACCTGGTGCCGGTGGCGGAGGTCGACGCCCGGCTGCGCGCCTGGGGCTGCGAGGGCATCCGGGTGCGACACCGACTGAACCACATGTACGAGTGCGCCGCGGGTGCCGCCGGCGACGACTTCTCCCTCGCCCTGGAACTCGCCGTCCGCGACGAACGGGCGGGCCGGCACACGATCGCGACTCTCGACTCCGCCCACGCCAACGCGGGAACGGCCGCCGGGCTCGTGGAACTGTTGCGGCGCGTATGGCAGGACGACATCTCCGAACCGCATGTCACCGCCGAGCTACGGCGGTTGATGGGGCATCAAGTGTTCACCCATCGGCTGGCGAGCGAACTGCGCGCGGACAGCCTGCGGTTCAGCGGCAAGACGGGCACCTTCCTCCATCTGCGGCACGAGATCGGTGTGGTGGAGGCCGACTCCGGAGACCGGATCGCCCTGGCCGCGCTGACCCGCGCGGACCGGCGGGCGGGACAGGCGCCGGACATCGACCTCGCCATCGGGTTCGGCGCCCGCGAGGCGTTCGAGGCACTCCGCGACTGA
- a CDS encoding LysR family transcriptional regulator, which produces MDLLAHLEAYVATVDEANFSRAADRMGIAQPLLSRRIKTLEEHFGGLLFDRSRRQVSTTELGLLLLPYARDVLDRAQRLRQAARSARQARVRVVGVPADCVPAALARVIRAGAEHGVTLAVSELPPLERDLGLADGSLGYALRRVPPAEAAFRVPLGLASAPPPDGPVTRRTAGRSARGRALRLEDLRPRRSGPTTGPRPGTAPAPLPILILEEDEVPYARDGLAHALARAGLPEGLARTTGSPAAALTETLAGQAMLLCAEPFARQHGADWVRLGDVSLHRGYEVGATARLSGSGTAAAPDWLVASLTAAAGVAAAAPGTRRPEDAVGDVPARLAARG; this is translated from the coding sequence ATGGATCTGCTCGCGCATCTCGAGGCCTACGTCGCGACCGTGGACGAGGCGAACTTCTCGCGCGCGGCCGACCGGATGGGGATCGCCCAGCCGCTCCTCAGCCGTCGGATCAAGACGCTGGAGGAGCACTTCGGCGGGCTGCTGTTCGACCGCTCGCGGCGCCAGGTGTCGACGACGGAGCTGGGTCTGCTCCTGCTGCCGTACGCTCGGGACGTACTGGACCGCGCCCAGCGGCTGCGGCAGGCCGCACGGTCGGCCCGACAGGCGCGGGTGCGTGTCGTCGGCGTTCCCGCGGACTGTGTGCCGGCGGCGCTGGCGCGCGTCATCCGGGCCGGGGCCGAGCACGGGGTCACGCTCGCCGTGAGTGAACTTCCGCCCCTGGAAAGGGACCTGGGCCTGGCGGACGGTTCCCTCGGTTACGCGCTGCGGCGCGTTCCCCCCGCGGAGGCGGCCTTCCGGGTCCCGCTCGGCCTGGCGTCCGCGCCTCCGCCGGACGGCCCGGTGACACGGCGTACCGCCGGGCGCTCCGCCCGGGGTCGCGCGCTGCGGCTGGAGGACCTCAGACCGCGGCGAAGCGGGCCGACGACCGGACCGCGGCCCGGTACCGCCCCGGCTCCCCTGCCGATCCTGATCCTGGAGGAGGACGAAGTGCCGTATGCGCGCGACGGATTGGCGCACGCTCTGGCCCGGGCCGGGCTGCCTGAGGGGCTGGCCCGGACGACCGGCTCGCCGGCCGCGGCGCTCACCGAGACCCTGGCCGGGCAGGCGATGCTGCTGTGCGCGGAGCCCTTCGCGCGTCAGCACGGGGCGGACTGGGTCCGGCTCGGCGATGTGTCGCTGCACCGCGGGTACGAGGTCGGGGCCACCGCGCGCCTGAGTGGAAGCGGAACGGCCGCGGCGCCGGACTGGCTGGTGGCGTCGCTGACGGCGGCTGCGGGCGTCGCTGCCGCCGCGCCGGGCACGCGGCGCCCCGAGGACGCGGTCGGGGACGTCCCGGCACGACTGGCGGCGCGCGGATGA